GTAGCTACTGTTGGGTGCATAAAAGTCCCAGAAAAAATAGATACTTCCGGCAAAGACGATCGCCAGAGCGAACCATACAACACTCCATAATGCCGCTTTTTTAATGGTGATCTTGCCGCCCTTGGTTTGCCATATATCGAGCGAGATCAAAATAAGCGTCATTACAGCGAAGCCGCAATAGATCATAAAGCTAGGATGTTGAGATAGTGAACCAGACGTAGTGCTGATTGATGATGTGAGTTCTACTGGATTCATGAATCCTCCAAAAACGGAAGATCATAAGAATAGGTGACCTTCCGCATACAAAAACCACCGAATCATAGTGATCGGCATTGAATGCGTTGGTCTCGTTGGAATGAAGCAACTTATTTGAAACTTAGTTGATGGTCTTCACTCTTATTTACCGGATAAGCTTTCACTTAACGAGATGACGATAAATAAGCTTGCGCTAACTACTCCCCAAACACGGCGAATGATAAGCCTCTTCTTGTTAAGTGTCTATTCAATATTTTCATAGTATGGATAAAAATATTTATCGTGGCGACAAATCCTCGTTCTGCTAGAAGCTCTTCTACATCCCTAAGCCTTAGGCTAAAGCGTTAATGCAACCAGATGGTATATTGGATAATATCTGGGGGAAAACGATGTCGTTTATATATGCTCATAAGGAAATACTCCATAGATAGACTTTACGAACTTGAGTTTATACGTTTTTCTTTCAACTGTTCAATAACATAGTCCGGAGCGACTTTTCCTAGCTCTTCTAAACAGTCATCCGTCTTCTCATTACCGTAGCGTACGTAGATATCACAGACCGCGTATAACTGCTCCGGAGAACCAGAGATCAAATACGCCTTCTCGAACGATTTAGTCGATTTGTCGATATCCAGCTCTTCTTGTAGTACCCCATTCAAGTACCAGTAGTAGCTGTTATCTTTTACAAGTTCTGCTGCTACTTCAATCTCTTTGGCTGCTGCTGCCTTGTCTTCAAGGCGAACCAAAGTTAATGATTTAGAATAGTGCATCGCTGCATTGTCCGGCACGTTCTTCAAACCACGATCCAACACCTCGACCGCTTGTTGATCTTTATTCTGAGCTCGGAAGTTATCCGCGTAGCTCAGCCAAACTTGAGGGTCTTTCTGGTGAGTATTAATCAACTCAAGATAAATCGTTTCCGCTTTATCCCATTCATTGTGCCAACGGAGCACGTCAGCGAACAACAATTGAAACTTTTCAGATTCTTGTGATTCCAAGAATGTGATTAACTCAGCGACGGGTTGTTCAATTTGTGCTTTCTGTTCCTTATCTAACGTATTGTAATCACGTACTAAGTTCGATGTTGCCGAGTGACGAACCATAGAATCTGTATCGCTCAGCAAAGGTGAAACTAACGCCCAACGATGCTCAAGTTGATATGGCGAAGAACCGATAATCGAAGCCTCACGAACTTCAGGGTTTTGATCTTTTAAGCCTCTAGCAACCGCCACCAGCGCATTTTGGCTTGGATAAGTAGCCAGTTCTTGCAGCGCACCTGTACGGTTCTCGATAGATTGATTCTGATCTTGCGCCATGTAAGACAATTGTTGAATACGGGTTTGAGTGTCCGTCATTTCAAGTACTTGATTGATATTTTGCGCTGGCGCATCAACGGTTTCTTGAACGCCATTGGCTGCCATAGCAGGGGTTGAAATCAACAAAGCAACAACCGTTGCTAAACTCTTCTTCATCATAGTATTACCTTAAACTGGAAAACTTAGCCTGTCCTTAGACACGTATTTAGTTAAAATTCGTTAGGGTCTGTAGACCTCGGTTCTGAGTTAGAACTTGGTCTCGAACGTAGCTTGTTGCGCCTGTTGTGCTCGACGTGCCATCATGACCGAGTCACTGAATTTACCATGAGCAACTGGGTGCCCCATCGCTCGAGCGATATAAGCCATCGACTTATCGACATGAGAAAAGAACTTGTGCCAACCTGCACATAAGTAGTTCAAGCCCGGTTCGCCTGCTCCAGTTTTGATAAAGCGGTTTTTAGGACATTCACCATGACAAGCAAACTTATAGTCACATTGCTGACATTGGCTGGTCAGTGTACGTGACTTAGCAAAGCCAAACTTTTGCTGTGGCGCGCTGTACGCCAAATCATCAAGTTTCTCGTGGTGGATATTGCCAATTTTATATTCAGGGTACACATAGTGGTCGCACGAGAACACGTCACCGTTAGGTTCCATCGCTAAGCCTTTACCACATATCTCGTTCAAAGTGCAAAGCGGGTTCGGACGACCAATCCACGTTTCTAAACTCGCTTCAAAATACTGAACGAACACTTTACCGATGTCGTTCTTCGCCCACTCATCAAATACAGAAATAAGGAAGTTACCCCAAGCCAAGTCCGACACACACCACGATTCCATGATCGAGTCTTTATGGCCTGGGATCAGACGTTTGTCGCCTTGCTTAAGTTGCTCACTCACTTGAGACGTTTGTGGCGCAACCGTTCTAAAGGTTTTTTGCTCAACGATAGGAATAAACTGCATTTGTGGAGACTTCACCACATCACGTAGGAAGCGATACACGTCTAATGCATTTTGACTGGTAAGGTTATTCACGCAGGTTAGCGTTGCGAATTTTACTTGGTGTTTATGTAGCAGCTCGACGGCTGCCATCACTTGTTTAAATGTGCCCCGGCCTGCTCTGTTGACACGATAGGCGTTGTGTAGCATTTCAGGACCATCAATACTCAAACCGATCAGGAAGTTATTCTTTGCTAAGAATCGACCCCAATCATCATTCAGTAGTGTGCCATTAGTTTGTAGGTCATTTGAAATCAAAACACCTTCAGGCTGGTACTTTTTCTGTAGCTCAACCACACGTTCGAAATACGCTAAACCCAGCATGGTAGGTTCACCACCCTGCCATGAGAATATGATTTCAGGGGTATTTTGACCTTCGATGTATTGTCGGATGTAAGTCTCTAACGTCTCATCATCCATTCTTGGAGAACTGTCTTTCTTGTACTCCAACAAATCTTGCTTACTTAGGTAATAACAATATTTACAGTCAATGTTGCACGCCGCGCCAATCGGCTTAGCCATCACATGTAAGCGCTTAGAGGCTTTACCGTTGTATTGTGGACCTTGAGTAATGTGCATGATTTACCTACCTATCTTAGTGTCTGTTCCCATCATAATTCCTATTTCAGCTTGTGGCATGTTATACCCTTTATAACCAATAGGAATGACCTTAAACGTTAAAATTGCCTCCTATTTCGAACATTCGAGGCACGTGATGAAATTTTTCAATTACAAACAATTAGCGGCGATCAGCAGCGTCACCATGACTATTTTCCTGAGCGGTTGTGCGAGCGTGCCTACACACCCTATCGCCCAACAAATTGACCAAGAGATGGTGTTAGTTGAAGGCGGTACATTCACCATGGGATCAAACACCCCTGAAGCGACCAAAGCAGAGCAACCAGCACGAGATATAACTGTAGATAGTTTCTATATTGCGAAGTTTGAGGTGACTCAAGAATTGTTCGAGTCAGTGATGGGATCATCTCTCAGTTATTTCCAAGATCCACAAGTTCCGGTCAATAACCTAAGTTGGCAGCAAGCGAACTATTTCGTTGAGCAGTTGAATGAATTAACGGGCGAAGAGTACCGCCTTCCGACAGAAGCTGAATGGGAATTTGCCGCGAAAGGTGGCAATAAAAGCAAAGGTTATACTTACAGTGGTTCCAACAACTTAGATGATGTTGCGTGGTACTCAGCAAATTCCAAAAATAGCGCACATCCTGTCGGGCTAAAGAAACCAAATGAGCTAGGCTTATATGATATGACAGGCAACGTTGGTGAGTTTGTTATTGATGCCTTCGATGACACTTTCTACCGATACGGTCCAACAGACAATCCTAACAACGCGAAACACAGTGATGTCGGTTTATCACACAAATCGGTACGCGGTGGCAGTTTTGCATACGACGAAGATGAATCAGAAAGTTACCGTCGTGACTTTGCCAGTCAATCGATCACCATGTCTGATATGGGCCTACGCCTAGTAAAGGACGCAAACTAGCAGAACACCCCATGGTTGCTGAACAAAGGACATCCTCTGTTCAGTGACCAATCCATGTCATTTTGAATAGCGAAATCACATCGAATAAGGACACTCTATGCAATACACCAAGCTTTCAGGTCTTACACTCGCGTTACTCTGTGCCTTCCCAGCATCAGCTGCGGACAAACCCAATCTAGTCCTCCAAATCACGGTAGATGGACTGCGTGCAGACCTTATCGAACGCTATAAGCACAACTTCGGTGAGGGTGGATTTCGTTACCTAATGGATGATGGTACTTACTACACCAATGCGAACTACCAACACGGCAACACAGAAACCATTGTCGGTCATGTGTCGCTAGCAACCGGTGCTCCACCGAGTGTTCATGGCATGGTAGGAAATGTTTGGTATGACCGTAGTGAAGAACGTTTGGTGTATAACGTAGAAGACGGCAATTACAAGATGCTGACTTCAGGCGCGGGTGTCGACAAAGCAACTGAGATCGACCCAACACAAAAAACAGCACAAGGTGATGGCCGCTCTCCAGAGCCAATACTGGCCACCACCTTTGGTGACGAGCTGACGATTTCCAATAGTGGCAAATCGAAAGTGTTCGGTGTGTCTGTTAAAGACCGCGGCGCAATCTCATTAGCGGGACACAGTGGCAAAGCCTTCTGGTTCTCGAAGGCACAGTCTGAATTTGTCACTAGTAACTATTACTACGACGAGTATCCAGCTTGGGTATCTCGTTGGAATGAAAAAGAAATTGCAGCCCAATACTCTAAGCAAAAATGGGAACTTTCGTTACCACGTGAAGAGTACACACTGCAAGAGCACAACACGGACCACAAGGTGAAGCTCGGTGATTTCCAACGCACCTTCCCTCACCCATACGGCCCTGCAAGCTACAAATACTACAGCACAACGCTAACCGTTAGCCCGGCTGGCGATGAAATCACCGAGAACTTCGCAAGCACACTGTTGATGCAAGAGAAGCTAGGTCAAGGCGACGTGACCGATTACCTGTCTGTGAGTTTCTCATCAAACGACTATGTGGTGCACTTATACGGTCCTGAAAGCCTAGAGACAGAAGACAATCTCATTCGACTTGATAAGACGATCGCCAAACTCCTTAAAACCGTCGATAACCAAGTCGGTCTAAAGAACACATTAATTGTATTGTCTGCCGATCATGGTGTACCTGAATCTTCGCCTGCGGCAAATGCGCTTGGTTTCAATCAAGCTCAGTATTTCAACAAAGACACACTACTATCGAGCGGCGTTGAGAAACGATTAAAGGATGAGTTTGGTTTATCCAAAGATGCGATTCGACTGTATGCTCAACCTTATATCTATCTTAATCACGACTTAATCGCAGAGAAAAAGCTGAACCTCGCAAAGGTGCAAGAAGCGATTGCTGACGAGATTGCTAAAGTGAAAGGTGTAGCGTTTGCCGTATCGAGCAGTGATATTTCGGCGAACCGAGTGCCGGATACTCATGTGATGCAGCTAATCAAGAACAACTATCACCCTGCTCGTTCTGGCGATGTGTATGTTGTCTTTGCACCGCGCAGCTACATTAACGACATGGAAGGCCTACAAATTGCCTCAACTCATGGTTCACCTTGGAAATACGACACTCAAGTACCTGTAATTTTTGCAGGCTACGACGTTGAAGCTCAAAAAATCTCTCGTGCAGTTACCCCATACGATATTGCACCTACACTTTCGAACAAACTGGGCATAACTCAACCAAGTGGTTCGATTGGAGAAGTGCTGAAAGAAATTACCGAGTGAGATAAATCTCTGAGGTTTGATCATCTAGGCTTCGAATCCATCACTAACAAAATAGAAGAGCCGTTTGTCATATTCAGACTGATGCAGTCAAAATAGATAAACGGCTCTTTCTTATCTCAGTTTCTGATCTTAAATCTTATCTGCTTAATCAATACCGTTACTAAAACGAGCATTCTTTTCCGTGCTTTGTTTGCTTAAACAAGGGCTATCTTCGGGCAGCACCAAACTGATACTTGAAGGTATAACTTCAAAACGAATTTGATTAGAATGATAAGGTTCGCCATCTAAGTTAATCGGCAGCGATTGAGGAAAATCGATCTCCAACCAACGAGCTTGAGTATGAACAACATACTTCCCGTCGTCTGCTGGATGCTTAAGCTCTTCGATGACTTTTGGCAAATCAGAAGCCACGAATGCTTTAACCAAAGTAAGATCCATCAAACCATCATCAATGAACGCGTTGGGTGCTAGCTCTTGTCCACCCCCGGCTAGACGACCATTACAAAAAGCGCCAACTAGGATTTCGCCAGTAAAAGTGCCTTTATCTATAGTCAAAGTACCGCTATAAGGCTTAAAGCCTAGCGCTTTGACCACACCAGTTAGCGTGTATGCGCCGCCGCCAAGAAAATCTTTGAGTTCAACGGGGGTTTCAGCCGTCACTTCTGCGCCAAAACCTGCCGCAGCGACATTCATAAAATAGCGGTCATTGGCACAAACACTGTCCACCGCAAACGCATTCCCTTCTAACGCCAGTTTGAAAGCATCCGTAATATCGCTAGGTATACCCGTTGCGGTCGCAAAATCGTTCGCAGTTCCCATAGGAATAATGGCTAGTTGAGGTCGTTCACTGGAGTGAAACTGATTGAGTGCGTTAACGGCTTCATTCACCGTTCCATCGCCACCAGCAACAACCAATCTTTTTACGCCGTCGCATATCGCTTCGCTGACCAAACGAAACATATCTGCAGACTCCCAAGTTACCCTCACTTGTAGGTCTATATTCCTGGCTCTTGCAGCAAAGACCTCTTGTCTCAGTTCTGGGATATTGGCTTTCTTTCCATTTAAAATTGCGCGAATGCTTTCCATAGCGATGTCCTTTAGGGCTAACTTGATATGTCTTTTGCTGCCGCTTTGATCTTTGCGCGCAGCCACTTATGGCTTGATTCGTTAGTGCGACTTGGGTGCCAAATCATACACATATCAAGATCTTCCAATTCGAATGGTAAAGGTAGTGTTCTTACATTATATTTCTCAGAAAAACATCGCACCGATGACATAGGAAGCATACCGATAGCGTCGGAGCCCTCGATCACGGGAAGCATCTCGACGACGCCAGCTGCTCGATACACAATTTTTCGCTTTTCCAAGTCACTAAAGTGTTCAGAACTTAATAAGCTTTTACGTGCATGCCAACGTGATACCACGACGTGATCAAGAGTAAGGAATTGATCCATATCGATAGTATCGCCAATCACAGGGTGATCTGAACGGCATACCACCACCAGTTCCTCTCTAGAAACCACCTCGTGCTTGAGCGTGCTTCTTCGTCTGGGCGTCATATCAATGATCACATCGTGTCTTTGAAGCCTCAAATCCGATTCATAATCTTCGGTAAACAGGGGGTGAACTTCTAACGCGATATTAGGCGCTGCTTGGCTAATCAACTGCATAACTCTTGGCACCATTTCATAACTTGCTGCGGAAACGCAAGCGATAGAGAAGATACGATTTGATGTTTTAGGCTCAAAGTCTCTTGATGCAGACAGTGTTGACGTGAAATTTTTCAATGCCGCAGACATAGCTGGGTAAATATCAATAGCAAAGGTAGTCGGCTCTACGCCGGATGTGGTTCTGTGGAACAGTGGCTCGTTATATATATCACGAAGCCTAGCAAGAGCTTTACTCACGGCTGGTTGGCTAATATCCATACGATTCGCAGCCCTAGATAAGTTCTGCTCTTCATAAATAGCAACAAAGATAGGAATTAAATTTAGCTCGGTACTTTTCATACAGTTCCATATTAAAGAAGCAGATTCCCTATAGTAGAGAACCTGCCGATTATGTTCGATGCAAATGACTTAAGTTTGCTACTTAGTTCTATCTTTTAAGTCTGGCAGGGCTTTAGGTATTTTCAAGCGGTCGAAAATTGAACGATAATTGCTTGAGTTTGATTTGCCACTCGGTAAGTTACGTAACCCTCTCCACAAACGAGTAAATACGCTTTTATCTTCACGCCCTTGTTGGAGGGATTTACTGTCTTCTATCCAACGTTTCTCTCCATTCAATTTACCAAGTTGCGCTTTACCCAGTTCTAGCTGAGTCGTCTGAGTTCGCAACTCACGATAGATAAAGGTTCTCAATGCTGACCAATTACCTTGCTTAAGCAAACGACGTAATACCAGCCAACTTGGTGTCGGTCGGTTTTTATAATAACGCTTCAAGGAAACAACGAATGTAATACATAGCACCAGTGCCAGTGCAACGCTGATAAAGGCAGACATGTAAGCTTTGATAAAGGATTGGAGTGTGTGTTTTGCTTCAAACACTTCGCCTTTTATCACCACACTTTCAAGACGCTGATTTTTGCTGTCCCACCATTGGAACGTAAACTCCGGCAAGGTGAATTCGCCACCTTGCTGAATCACATAAACCGTCTCTTCAACGCGACTCGAACGGTAGTCACCACGTTCTTGTGTGTCATCCAAACGATTAGGCTGAGGGTAAGCTTGATATTGCAGAGTCGATTCATTGGTCAACACATTAGGCAGTAACACAGACAAGCTGTCTTTCGCTTTGATCTTCACTGTTCGTGTAACCGCATCACCCACTTTTAAGTCTTCGCTTGAACGCTGCCATTGCTGCTCAACATCCACGTCTGTCGCAGAAAACCAAGGCGACTCATCGCTTAATAAACCAGAAGGTAGTGAGGCTTCAAACTTAATCGGCTGCGTGTAAAGCGTGCCGCCAACGTTTGATCCATCAGGAGCGGACACTTGAACACGAACAGGTACCGTCGGAATCACAAATTTGCCCGAAGTCATCGGATAAAGCGTCACTTCCCAACGTTGACGTGACCATGTCGTGCCGCCCACTCGTTCAGTGTAGTTCGTCGCCAGTTGGTTACGCTGCTTAGCAATCACATTAGGGATTTCGATGCTGCCAATTCGCGTCCCACCCGTTAGCCACCGAGGAGTCGCCACCTCAATAGTGAGAATCACTTGTTCATTAACGCTAACTTTCGTAGGCGTAATCTTGTCGCCAGACTTCGGTTTTTCTCCGACCCAAGCAATCAGTTCGACATCGCCACTCCTCTGCAGGTCATAAATATCAGCCGCAGAAGCAAGTGTAGAAAAAGCAGTGCTAAACAGCAGAACTAGCGACACAAACAAGGTCTTGGTTAGTTTAACGGACTCTAAGCGCCCTACCTTTACTTGAAGCGCTGCAAGAGTTAAATCATATCGACTCATTGTGCTTGCTCCTGTTTTAGCGACCGTTCCTGTTTTGAATACTGTTCGATGGAAGGTGCAGGATCTCTTAACTGAATTTGGAACTTGGACTTCAAGAAGAACTTAGGATCAGCTTCTACGCGTTTTAACCACTTGTCGGCAAGCTCTTGACTGCCTAAGATTTCATTGGCATTAAGTGTTTCCTTAAGCATCAATTCCGCTACCGTTTCTTCTTCAGCTCCATCTCCCGTTCGAGGCTGATCGTCTTCGAGTTCTAAAGACTCCTCAGGGCCATCTGTGGTTCCAGACTGGCTTTCACTGGTGCGATTAACCTCTTCGACAATTCCACTAAGCACAGCAAGATTGTTCTCCACATCCGTTCTTAGTTCTGGTGACAGATCCTCTTCCTCGCTTAATGATTTCAAAAGGTCTCGTGCCGCAAGGTACTCTCGCTGTCGAGCTAAAGCACTGGCGGCGTTATACAAACCATAATCGGTCTTGGTTTGTAAAAAGGCGCTATGAGCTAACTTAAAATCACGAGCATAGTAATAAGCCGCGCCCTTTCGCATTGGATCCTTAAAATGCTTGGCGGCTTCAAGGTATTCCTTTTGATTCAATAAACGTTGGCCTTGTTGATCAGGCGTTAGCCATAAATCCCACCACCATTGGGCTGTTGTATCCCAAACCGTCACGGACTCTTCAACTACCGGCTTGTCAGCAGTCAAATTGACTGTTTTCGCTAAAGTGTCTGGTGAATACATGCTGCTTGTGATCATCAAACCAACGACACACCATTGAACCAACCACCCTTTTCTAAACCACAACAACATGATGATCGCCATTGGGATAAGCAGGCCATATCCCATGTCTTTCCAAGGCATTGAAGATTCACCGTTAAGTTGCATGTTTCTTTCAACCGCTTTGTTGAGTTGTTGGATATCGGAATTATCAACGGTCACTTCGATCAGTCGTCCACCCGTCTTGCTCGCTAAGCTACGCAATGAATCTAGGTCGACTGGATTATCGCTCACCACATTGCTATTTCCTGCCGCTAGAATAAGCAACTGATATGGGTTGTCTTTAAAGAAGCTTTCGAACGCTCTGATAGTACCTGGGTTAACACCATCTGATACCAACAACACTGACGAGCCTAACTCACCAGACAATTGCTGATTGATAAGTGGCAACGCTTCTTCTGCTGACTTACCTGATACCGGCATGATGTCAGGTGTGATAGCCGCTAGAAACGGTTCGAATACCTTGCTGTCTTGAGTCACAGGCATCGCAACGTGGGCACTGCCTGCATACACAACCAAACCCGTATTACCGCCCTTACGCGCTGCGAGTAAGTCTCGAATTTTCTGTTTAGAGCGTTCCAAGCGACTTGGTGGTAAGTCTTTCGCCAGCATGGATTCACTGTTATCGAGCACCACTAACATCGATGCTTTGTCTTCACCAAAAGGCGATGCTTCACGTTGCCATGTTGGGCCCGAACAAATAATGATGGCGATGGTCACAATAACCATCAATAACTTCAGTGGTAGTTGCTTGCGCCAACCGGTTTCCCCAATGGTCAATGCATCGCGTAAATGTGCAGGAAGAATGTCTTTCCACGTTGGCTTAGTCTCTTCTCTCCAACGAACCCATAACAGGAAGAACATCGGAATAAAGGCCAACAACCACAAAGGTCGGATAAAGTGAAACTGAGTAAAAAACTGTTGCAACATGAGAGAATCAGGCATTGTTCTCTCCTTTCAAATTTTTCTTTGATGAAACCAAAAGCGATCTTCTACGGATTGTCGCCAAGCTAAACGCAGTCAAATACATCACAACGACAATCGCCATTAAGTAATGGTGTAACCCCTGCTTAGGACGATAAGTGGTGCTTTCATACAACTGCGGCTCTAGCTCACCAATTTGAGCATAAGCTTTAGTCAGTTCATCGCGATTAAGTGCTTCAAATGCTTCACCACCAGACTCTTGAGCCACACGCTTGATGGTTTCCATATCCAGAGCCACTTCTCCCACGGTTTGCGGGTCACCCATGGCGATAACGTGAATACGAACGCCTTTCGCCTTGGCTACCTTGGCGGCATCGATAGGTTCTACAAAGCTTCCCGTGTCATTGCCATCAGTTAGTACAATCACAACTTTCTCTTTCGCGTTCGCATCAATACTTGAATCTTGAACTGCTGCACTCTGCTTCTCACTCTGTTCAAACACCTTGATCGCAAGGCCAATAGCATCGCCTAAATGCGTGCTTTGCCCTGCCATCGCCACATCGGTTTGGTTGAGCAGCTCAAGCCAAACCTCTTGATCGGCAGTAAATGGTGTTTGGACAAATGCAGCGTCACCAAACAGGATCAACCCAAGTCGGTCACCTTTTCGGGTTGTTGCGAAGTCGGCTAACACCTCTTTGGTTGCATCTAAACGAGAGATCTTATCGCCTTGTTTAGAAGTAAAATCTTGTTCAGCCATTGAACCAGACAAATCAACCACTACCATCACATCACGACCTAATTGTTCGCGAACTTGTGGCTCACCTAAGATAGTTGGTTTAGCTAACGCGCAAACCACGAGCACCCAAGTGATAATCAACGTGGTGCGTTGCCACCAGCTCGGTGTTAATTGGCTTGCACCTTCTGATGGTGCCTCACCAATCGCTTCAACCAGCTCACTGAAAAATGGCACCTTGATCGCCATTTGTTTGGTTCGATAAGCAGGCACTGCAAAGTAGACCAACAAAGGCAGAGGTAACGCGATAAACCACAGTGGGTGCGCGAATTCAAAGCTGGCAGATAAACTATCAAACATTATCTTGCCCCTCTGGTTTCGCTTGTACCTCTGGTTTTGTTTGTACATCGGGTTTATGAAGTTTTAGCCACATCATCGCGGTTTGAATCACCTCTAAACGCTGTTCAAAGGTTAAACGTACCTTGGAGTCAATTAGGCTCTGCATCCATAGCCCCGAGACTTCATCGGTAAAGAAAGCATTGCTGTTTGCACTCGTACCAGCAATAACAGGCAAATAAGCATTCAAGCGGTTTACATAAGATTGACCAAACAACTTTGCATTGCTGCTGTCTAAGTAACGAAGCACTACTTTGAGTATCTTGAAGGTTCGCTCGGTTGAATTTTTGTCTCGTGCATCCAATACCATAAGCTCTTTGAGCGCTTCTTTGCGATAACGATTATTCCACCACTTTAGCGCCAAGCGATAAGCCAGATAGAACGCGGCCAATAACAAGGCAACGCCGAGGATCTTCCAACCGATCGTTTGGGGAACCCAACTCACGCTGTCTGGAATCGTGACATCATGCAGTTCGCGAAGGATATAAGTACTAGGAGGCGTATGTTCAACAGTCATTTAGCGCCCTCCTACTAGTTTTTGAAGCTGTGAAATATGATGACCAGACGTGTCTAATTCGATATAAGGGAGGTTTTTCATCGCCATCAATTTAGCAAGCGATTGTTTTTGGAGTGCCGCTTTTTGAGCAAGGCTCTCGCTCGCAAGGTTGACCTTAGATTGGCTATCAAGATTGATCTGAAAACGACCATCACCCACCACCCAATTTGCACTCGCAAGGTCTTGAGGCAGTGATTGTTCTAATGGGTCAGTCACCATAATGGCTAGGATGTCATTGTGTTGTTGCAGTTGCTTAAGTCGGTCAAGATGTTGCTCTTGGCAATCTCGCCAATCACTAATAAATATGAGAGTCGACTGCTTGAGTCTAATTCGCTTTATCAGTTCAATCCACTGACTAAACCCAACTCCCTCGCTGTCACTCACACTCACGTCTAAGCTTTGATTAGCCTTGGTAAGATGCTTTAACTGAGCCAACAAATCAGATTGAGAACGCTGCGCTTTGGTATGAAAGAGCTTTTGGTGTGAGGCTAAAACGAAGCCGACACGATCACCATCTTTCAGCACTCGCCATCCACACAATGCTGCGACTTCGGCGGCCACAACGGATTTCATGGTATTTTGAGAAGCAAAGAACATCGAGCTGCGCTGATCGACACAGATCATCACATTTCGATCTTTCTCTTCGGTATAGCTGCGAACATGAGGCTTACCCGTTCGCATCGTAACTTTCCAATCGAGATTACGAATATCATCACCCAATTGGTAATGACGTAATTCCTCAAAGTTCAAACCACGGCCACGGAACAGAGAATTATGTCGCCCCGAAAGTACACTGCCCGCCTTAAGATGAGGCAACAGAGAAAACGACTCAGCTTGAGCCTGTATTCGCACTAACCTTGAGTAATCACAGTATAATCGTGGATC
Above is a window of Vibrio cortegadensis DNA encoding:
- a CDS encoding anaerobic sulfatase maturase; its protein translation is MHITQGPQYNGKASKRLHVMAKPIGAACNIDCKYCYYLSKQDLLEYKKDSSPRMDDETLETYIRQYIEGQNTPEIIFSWQGGEPTMLGLAYFERVVELQKKYQPEGVLISNDLQTNGTLLNDDWGRFLAKNNFLIGLSIDGPEMLHNAYRVNRAGRGTFKQVMAAVELLHKHQVKFATLTCVNNLTSQNALDVYRFLRDVVKSPQMQFIPIVEQKTFRTVAPQTSQVSEQLKQGDKRLIPGHKDSIMESWCVSDLAWGNFLISVFDEWAKNDIGKVFVQYFEASLETWIGRPNPLCTLNEICGKGLAMEPNGDVFSCDHYVYPEYKIGNIHHEKLDDLAYSAPQQKFGFAKSRTLTSQCQQCDYKFACHGECPKNRFIKTGAGEPGLNYLCAGWHKFFSHVDKSMAYIARAMGHPVAHGKFSDSVMMARRAQQAQQATFETKF
- a CDS encoding LysR family transcriptional regulator, with the protein product MKSTELNLIPIFVAIYEEQNLSRAANRMDISQPAVSKALARLRDIYNEPLFHRTTSGVEPTTFAIDIYPAMSAALKNFTSTLSASRDFEPKTSNRIFSIACVSAASYEMVPRVMQLISQAAPNIALEVHPLFTEDYESDLRLQRHDVIIDMTPRRRSTLKHEVVSREELVVVCRSDHPVIGDTIDMDQFLTLDHVVVSRWHARKSLLSSEHFSDLEKRKIVYRAAGVVEMLPVIEGSDAIGMLPMSSVRCFSEKYNVRTLPLPFELEDLDMCMIWHPSRTNESSHKWLRAKIKAAAKDISS
- the yegS gene encoding lipid kinase YegS, yielding MESIRAILNGKKANIPELRQEVFAARARNIDLQVRVTWESADMFRLVSEAICDGVKRLVVAGGDGTVNEAVNALNQFHSSERPQLAIIPMGTANDFATATGIPSDITDAFKLALEGNAFAVDSVCANDRYFMNVAAAGFGAEVTAETPVELKDFLGGGAYTLTGVVKALGFKPYSGTLTIDKGTFTGEILVGAFCNGRLAGGGQELAPNAFIDDGLMDLTLVKAFVASDLPKVIEELKHPADDGKYVVHTQARWLEIDFPQSLPINLDGEPYHSNQIRFEVIPSSISLVLPEDSPCLSKQSTEKNARFSNGID
- a CDS encoding alkaline phosphatase family protein; translated protein: MQYTKLSGLTLALLCAFPASAADKPNLVLQITVDGLRADLIERYKHNFGEGGFRYLMDDGTYYTNANYQHGNTETIVGHVSLATGAPPSVHGMVGNVWYDRSEERLVYNVEDGNYKMLTSGAGVDKATEIDPTQKTAQGDGRSPEPILATTFGDELTISNSGKSKVFGVSVKDRGAISLAGHSGKAFWFSKAQSEFVTSNYYYDEYPAWVSRWNEKEIAAQYSKQKWELSLPREEYTLQEHNTDHKVKLGDFQRTFPHPYGPASYKYYSTTLTVSPAGDEITENFASTLLMQEKLGQGDVTDYLSVSFSSNDYVVHLYGPESLETEDNLIRLDKTIAKLLKTVDNQVGLKNTLIVLSADHGVPESSPAANALGFNQAQYFNKDTLLSSGVEKRLKDEFGLSKDAIRLYAQPYIYLNHDLIAEKKLNLAKVQEAIADEIAKVKGVAFAVSSSDISANRVPDTHVMQLIKNNYHPARSGDVYVVFAPRSYINDMEGLQIASTHGSPWKYDTQVPVIFAGYDVEAQKISRAVTPYDIAPTLSNKLGITQPSGSIGEVLKEITE
- a CDS encoding formylglycine-generating enzyme family protein; this encodes MKFFNYKQLAAISSVTMTIFLSGCASVPTHPIAQQIDQEMVLVEGGTFTMGSNTPEATKAEQPARDITVDSFYIAKFEVTQELFESVMGSSLSYFQDPQVPVNNLSWQQANYFVEQLNELTGEEYRLPTEAEWEFAAKGGNKSKGYTYSGSNNLDDVAWYSANSKNSAHPVGLKKPNELGLYDMTGNVGEFVIDAFDDTFYRYGPTDNPNNAKHSDVGLSHKSVRGGSFAYDEDESESYRRDFASQSITMSDMGLRLVKDAN